GTGCTTCTTTGCAACTTCCATAAGATGCGGAACCCTTGCCATTGTGCCGTCATCATTCATGATCTCGCATATAACCCCTGAAGGGTAAAGTCCGGCAAGCCTGGCAAGGTCAACAGAGCCTTCAGTTTGTCCTGCCCTCTGCAGAACTCCGCCGGGTTTTGATCTTAGAGGAAACACATGTCCTGGTTTCGCAATATCTTCCGGTCTGGTTTTAGGGTTTATTGCTGTAAGTATTGTTACAGCCCTGTCAGAAGCTGAGATTCCGGTTGTAACTCCTTTTTTTGCTTCTATCGAAACTGTAAAGGCTGTTCCAAAAGATGAAGTATTGTCATCTGTCATCATCTGAAGTTTTAATTCTTCAACTCTTTCAGAAGTCAGTGAAAGACAGATAAGACCTCTGCCGTATTTAGCCATGAAATTTATAGCCTGAGGTGTGATTTTTTCCGCTGCCATGCAAAGATCGCCTTCATTCTCCCTGTCCTCATCATCAACAAGAATGACTATTTTGCCCTTAGCAACATCTTTAACAGCCTCATCAATCGTATTGAATTGATATTTTTCCATCGTATTACGCGGTGAATCCACCCTTAGTCAAGGCGCTCATAAGTCCTGCATCACTGTTGACATCTTTTTCAAGAAATTTAGCAACATATTTTCCAAGGATATCTGCCTCAACATTCAAAGTGTCGCCAACATTTTTAAAACCAAAGGTGGTAAGTTCTGCTGTATGTGGGATAATGACAACAGTCAATCCGTCTTTGAGTAGATCAACTACTGTAAGACTTACCCCGTCCAGAGCAATAGATCCCTTTTCAACAATAAATCTCATTACATTTTTGGGAACTGCTATTTCAAATTTTAGCATATCTCCAAAATTTGTTTTTGAGCGTATAGTTCCTGTTGCATCAATATGTCCTGTTACAAAATGACCGCCTATCTTTGAATTTGGGCTTAATGATGCC
The nucleotide sequence above comes from Nitrospiraceae bacterium. Encoded proteins:
- a CDS encoding riboflavin synthase; its protein translation is MFTGLILELGEVVSVQKKGGSSTLSLKADKAASDTGIGDSIAVNGVCLTVVGKNKNILSFDISNETLGSTNLGTLKSRERINLEASLSPNSKIGGHFVTGHIDATGTIRSKTNFGDMLKFEIAVPKNVMRFIVEKGSIALDGVSLTVVDLLKDGLTVVIIPHTAELTTFGFKNVGDTLNVEADILGKYVAKFLEKDVNSDAGLMSALTKGGFTA